A window of Streptomyces sp. NBC_01689 genomic DNA:
GCTCCCTCGGGGTCGGTGGTGGGGTGGGCGGGGCCGGTTCCGGGGCCGCGCCCACCGCTCCGGTCTCCCTCAACACGGCGACGGTGGACCAGCTCGACACCCTCCCCGGTGTCGGTCCGGTCCTCGCCCGGCACATCGTCGAGTACCGCACCGAACACGGCGGCTTCCGCTCCGTCGACGAGCTCCGCGAGGTCAACGGGATCGGCGACCGCCGGTTCGCCGATCTGCAGAATCTCGTGCGACCGTGAGCGGGCCCACGACCCCCTCGCGGCGGCGCGGTCCTGACGGGGCCCTCGCGGAGAGCCGGACCGCGCCCGAGCTCCGTGACGCGCCTGGCACCGGAGCCCTGCTCGGAGCCGGAGACCCAGCCGGGACCGGTGACCCGTCCGGGATCGGAGACCCACCCGGGATCGGTGATCCGCGCGGGACAAGTGGCCCGTCCGGGACGAGAGACCCGGGCGGGACCGGAGGTCCACCGAGGAGCCGGGTCCGAGGTGCGTCCGGAGCCCCGCGTGCGGCCAGGAACCGTCGGGCCGTGCACGTGGCGTCGGGCAAGCGGCTGGGCAGGGCGCACCCCCGGGAGGACGGGCCGGCGGACCTGCGACTCGTGCCGCCCGCCCTGGCGGCCTGGGCGACGGCGGCGCTGACCCTGGACGCCCCGGCCGGCCGGACCACCGGTGTGGTGGTCGGCTGCGGGGTCCTGGCCTGCGCCCTGCTGGCGGCGGGACGGACGGCCCGTACGCACGGCAGGGCCCGGCCGGGCGCACCGCCGCCGCGGCGGCCGGGGACGACGGCGCGGGCGTGGCCCAGGATCTCCGTTGCCGCCGTGCTGCTCTGCGCCGCCGCGGCAGCCGCCTCCGCGGGACTGCACGGGGCGGATGTGCGACGCGGACCGGTACCGGCCCTGGCGCGGGAGTTCGCCCACGTGCGCGTCGAGGTGGAGGTCACCTCCGACGCACGGCTCACCCGGCCCCGCGTCAAGGGCGATCACGCGGCACCGACCGCCGTGCTGCTCGATGCCGAGGTCCGCCGGGTGAGCAGGGCGGACGGGAGCGGGCGAGCCGTACGGACGCGGACGCCGGTGCTCGTGATCGTCGACGCACGGGCGCCACGGAGGATGCCCGGGCAGGCCGTCCGGAGGTCGCCCTGGCTGTCGCTCCTGCCGTCCACCCGGTTGCGGATCGCCGGCCGGCTGGCCCCCGCGCTGACGGGCGGGGACCGGGTCGCGGCGGTGCTGCGCGTGCGGGGGAGCGGACCGCCCGAGGTGGTGGGGGAGCCGTCAGGTCCGCAGCGGTTCGCCGGCCGGCTGCGCGAGGGACTGCGGCAGGCGACCGACGGGCTCGAGACGGACGCGCGGGCCCTGCTGCCGGGGCTGGTCGTGGGGGACACCGCACGGGTCGCACCCGAGCTGGACGACGCGTTCAGGGCGACGGACCTCACCCATCTGCTCGCGGTCAGCGGAGGCAACCTGACGATTCTGCTGGCCCTGTTCATCGGACCGCCCGGCCTTGCCCAGCGCGCCGAGCGACGCGGCCTCGCCCCGCGCCTCGGAGTTCCGCTACGGGCCACCGCACTGCTGGGTGGCGCGGTCACGCTCGGCTTCGTGATCGTCTGCCGACCCGATCCGAGCGTGCTGCGGGCCGCGGCCTGCGGTGCGATCACGCTGCTCGCGGTCGCCACCGGGCGTCGTAGGTCACTGATTCCCGCGCTGGCGACGGCGGTCCTGCTGCTGGTGCTGTACGACCCCTGGCTGGCCCGTAGCTACGGCTTCCTGCTCTCCGTCCTGGCGACCGGCGCCCTGCTCACGCTCGCCCCGCGCTGGAGTGCGGCGCTGCGCGGGCGCGGGGTCCCGCCCCGGCTCGCCGAGGCGCTCGCGGCCGCGGGAGCCGCACAGGCGCTGTGCGCGCCGGTCGTCGCCGTCCTCTCGGCACGGGTGAGCCTGGTGGCGGTGCCGTGCAACCTGCTCGCGGAGCTCGCCGTCGCGCCGGCCACCGTGCTGGGATTCATGACGCTGGCGGTCGCCCCGTTCAGCCCGGCTCTCGCCAAGGCGGTCGCGTGGTGCGCGAGTTGGCCCACCCGGTGGATCGCGGACATCGCCCGAGCCGGGGCGGCTCTGCCGGGCGGGTCCGTGGACTGGCCCGGGAGCTGGCCGGGGGCGTCGCTGCTGGCCCTGGTCACGGTGGCGGTCGTGCTCCTCGGCCGACGGATCCTGAGGCACCGGTGGGCGACCGCTGCATGTCTCGTGGTGTTCCTGCTGGCCGTGGTGCGCCCCGCACCGCTCACCCGGGTGATCACGGGATGGCCGCCGCCCGGCTGGCGGTTCGCGATGTGCGACGTGGGACAGGGCGACGCGACGGTCCTCGCGGCGGGTGACGGCACCGCGGTGGTGGTGGACGCCGGACCGGACCCGGCACGGGTCGACCGCTGCCTGACCGCGCTCGGGGTCACCCGGATCCCGCTCGTCGTCCTCACGCACTTCCACGCCGATCATGTGGCGGGGCTGCCGGGGGTGCTGCGCGGTCGTGCGGTGGGGGAGATCGAGACGACCGGCTTCGAGGAGCCGCCGGAGCAGGCCGAGTTCGTCCGGCGCGAGGCGGCCGCGCGGCGCATCACGGTGACGCGGGCGGCGGCGGGGGAGCGGCGGCGGACGGGAAGCCTCGCATGGCAGGTCCTGTGGCCCGGGCCGAGCCCGCCGGGCCCGGTCCCGAACGGTCCGAACGACGCCAGCGTCGCGCTGCTCGTACGGTCGGCGGGACTGCGGGTGCTGCTGCTCGGAGATCTCGAACCACCGGCGCAGCGCGCGCTGTTGAGGTCGCCGGTCGCCGCGGAGCTGACGGCCGTGGATGTGCTGAAGGTCGCGCATCACGGCTCGGCCTACCAGGATCCGGAACTCCTGCGAAGAGCCGCGCCCCGGATCGCCCTGATCTCCTGCGGGAGGGACAACCCGTACGGACACCCCGCTCCCGGCACGGTCGCGGCGCTGCGAGCCGGCGGCGCGGTGGTGCTGCGGACGGACGAGGACGGGGCACTGGCTGTCGTCGGTGCGGGCACGGAGCTCGGCGTGGCGAGAGACTGAGGTCATGAATTCCGCACAGGCTGATGCCTATCTCCGCCGGATCGGGGCCCAGCACCCGGCGTGGCCCACCTCCGGGGTGCTGCGCGATCTGCACCTCCGCCATCTCAGGACGGTGCCGTTCGAGAACCTGTCGATCCATCTGGGAGAGGGGATCGTGCTGGAGGAGAAACATCTGCTGGACAAGGTGGTGGGCGCGCGCAGGGGCGGTTTCTGCTACGAACTGAACGGACTGTTCGGGGCGTTGCTGGGTGCGTTGGGCTTCGATGTGACGCTTCTCTCGGCCCGGGGGTACGGCGAGGACGGGCGGCTCGGGATTCCGTACGACCATCTCGCGTTGCGGGTGCGGACGGTGGACGGGGGCGACTGGCTGGCGGACGTCGGGTTCGGGGCGCACAGTCACCTTCCGCTGGCGTTCGGGGAGCGGGGCGAACAGAGCGACCCGGGTGGCACGTTCAGGGTCGTCGAGGCGGGACCTGACGCGGCGGGAGTGCGGGGGGTCGGCGGGCGACGGGAGGCCGAGGACCTGGACGTCATCCGGAACGGCGGACCGCAGTACCGCATGGAGGTGCGGCCGCGGGTGCTCGGCGACTTCGTGGCCGGCGCATGGTGGCACGGCACCTCACCGATGTCGCACTTCGGCCGGTCGACGGTGTGTTCGCGGGTCACGGAGGACGGGGGGCGGATCACGCTCAGCGGTCGCAGTCTGACGGTGACGGCGCCGGACGGCACGAAGGAGGTGACGGAACAGGCCACGGACGAGGAGGTGCTGGCGGTCTACCGGGAGCGCTTCGGGATCGAACTGGACCGGGTGCCGGAGGTACGGAAGTCCTGACGGGGCGGCGCCGGTGGAGGGGTGAGCCGCCAGGGAGCGGGGCGGAGAAAACAGGGGGTTCTCATAGGTCAAACGGTGCTCACGGCCGTAGTCCAGGCACATGTGCTTGATTCCCGTGTTGTACCCCCGTGTTGCCCCGAAAGCCGCACTGGTGATCGAATGCGCTCTTGTCAACAGATGTTTTCACGTGGTGCGGGAGTGTCGTAGATGATCGGCCGCTGGTGGCGAAACCGAACGGACCGGGCGCAACGGACGGGTCCCCTCGCCGCGGTGCGGGTGCCGCCCAGCGCCGGAGTGCTCAGCTGCCGGGTGCTCGATCCGGTCAGCGAGCCGGTGCCGCACGCGGAGTTCACCGTCAGTGACGCCACGGGCCGCCAGGTGATGGG
This region includes:
- a CDS encoding ComEC/Rec2 family competence protein; translated protein: MHVASGKRLGRAHPREDGPADLRLVPPALAAWATAALTLDAPAGRTTGVVVGCGVLACALLAAGRTARTHGRARPGAPPPRRPGTTARAWPRISVAAVLLCAAAAAASAGLHGADVRRGPVPALAREFAHVRVEVEVTSDARLTRPRVKGDHAAPTAVLLDAEVRRVSRADGSGRAVRTRTPVLVIVDARAPRRMPGQAVRRSPWLSLLPSTRLRIAGRLAPALTGGDRVAAVLRVRGSGPPEVVGEPSGPQRFAGRLREGLRQATDGLETDARALLPGLVVGDTARVAPELDDAFRATDLTHLLAVSGGNLTILLALFIGPPGLAQRAERRGLAPRLGVPLRATALLGGAVTLGFVIVCRPDPSVLRAAACGAITLLAVATGRRRSLIPALATAVLLLVLYDPWLARSYGFLLSVLATGALLTLAPRWSAALRGRGVPPRLAEALAAAGAAQALCAPVVAVLSARVSLVAVPCNLLAELAVAPATVLGFMTLAVAPFSPALAKAVAWCASWPTRWIADIARAGAALPGGSVDWPGSWPGASLLALVTVAVVLLGRRILRHRWATAACLVVFLLAVVRPAPLTRVITGWPPPGWRFAMCDVGQGDATVLAAGDGTAVVVDAGPDPARVDRCLTALGVTRIPLVVLTHFHADHVAGLPGVLRGRAVGEIETTGFEEPPEQAEFVRREAAARRITVTRAAAGERRRTGSLAWQVLWPGPSPPGPVPNGPNDASVALLVRSAGLRVLLLGDLEPPAQRALLRSPVAAELTAVDVLKVAHHGSAYQDPELLRRAAPRIALISCGRDNPYGHPAPGTVAALRAGGAVVLRTDEDGALAVVGAGTELGVARD
- a CDS encoding arylamine N-acetyltransferase family protein, encoding MNSAQADAYLRRIGAQHPAWPTSGVLRDLHLRHLRTVPFENLSIHLGEGIVLEEKHLLDKVVGARRGGFCYELNGLFGALLGALGFDVTLLSARGYGEDGRLGIPYDHLALRVRTVDGGDWLADVGFGAHSHLPLAFGERGEQSDPGGTFRVVEAGPDAAGVRGVGGRREAEDLDVIRNGGPQYRMEVRPRVLGDFVAGAWWHGTSPMSHFGRSTVCSRVTEDGGRITLSGRSLTVTAPDGTKEVTEQATDEEVLAVYRERFGIELDRVPEVRKS